A part of Antechinus flavipes isolate AdamAnt ecotype Samford, QLD, Australia chromosome 6, AdamAnt_v2, whole genome shotgun sequence genomic DNA contains:
- the EIF3F gene encoding eukaryotic translation initiation factor 3 subunit F, with product MAATTAASGSSPTSTPAPTPTPVSNPDPAPASAPAPAPAPPQAQGQAPASAPPPAAPTPAPAPAPLGPGLPGPFPGGRVVRLHPVILASIVDSYERRNEGAGRVIGTLLGTIDKHSVEVTNCFSVPHNESEDEVAVDMEFAKNMYELHKKVSPSELILGWYATGHDITEHSVLIHEYYSREAHSPIHLTVDTSLQNGRMSIKAYVSASMGVPGKTMGVMFTPLTVKYVYYDTERIGIDLIMKTCFSPNRVIGLSSDLQQVGGASARIQDALSTVLQYAEDVLSGKVSADNTVGRFLMGLVNQVPKIAPEDFETMLNSNINDLLMVTYLANLTQSQIALNEKLVSL from the exons ATGGCGGCTACGACAGCCGCCTCGGGTTCCTCTCCAACTTCGACTCCGGCCCCGACCCCAACTCCGGTGTCTAACCCGGATCCCGCGCCAGCCTCCGCCCCAGCTCCCGCCCCGGCCCCGCCACAGGCCCAGGGACAGGCCCCGGCGTCCGCACCTCCGCCGGCAGCTCCGACCCCGGCGCCGGCGCCGGCGCCCCTCGGGCCTGGACTCCCTGGGCCGTTCCCCGGCGGCCGCGTGGTCCGACTGCACCCGGTCATCCTCGCTTCCATCGTAGATAGCTACGAGCGCCGCAACGAGGGCGCGGGCCGCGTCATCGGCACCTTGCTGG GAACAATTGACAAACACTCAGTAGAAGTAACCAACTGTTTTTCTGTGCCACATAATGAGTCTGAAGATGAG GTTGCTGTGGATATGGAATTTGCTAAGAATATGTATGAATTACACAAGAAAGTCTCTCCAAGTGAACTTATTCTTGGATG GTATGCCACAGGCCATGACATCACAGAACACTCAGTGCTGATTCATGAGTACTACAGCCGAGAAGCCCACAGCCCCATCCATCTTACTGTGGACACCAGCCTCCAGAATGGACGAATGAGCATCAAGGCCTATGTCAG TGCTTCCATGGGTGTTCCTGGAAAAACGATGGGAGTGATGTTCACTCCACTGACAGTGAAATATGTCTACTATGACACTGAGCGGATTGGAA TTGACCTGATCATGAAGACATGTTTCAGCCCCAACCGTGTGATTGGCCTTTCAAGTGATCTACAACAAGTTGGTGGGGCATCTGCCCGGATACAAGATGCCCTCAGCACAGTGTTGCAGTATGCTGAAGATGTGCTG TCTGGAAAGGTGTCAGCTGACAATACCGTGGGCCGCTTCCTGATGGGCCTGGTTAACCAAGTTCCCAAAATTGCTCCTGAGGATTTTGAGACCATGCTGAACAGCAACATCAAT GACCTGTTGATGGTGACCTACCTTGCCAACTTAACGCAGTCACAGATTGCTCTCAATGAGAAACTTGTGAGCCTGTGA